The genomic stretch attcatatacatacgtacatgcacacgttcatatatacatacttgaatgtatacatacatacatacatacatacatacatacatatatacatacatctatatatacatacatacatacacacaactaaaCATTACAacacctccctcccaacccccccccctaaaaaaaaaaaaaaaaaaaaaaaaaatccacgcaaacgaaaaaaaaaaaagaagacaaaactcGAAAAGAAGTCATCAAGGCTTTCCTCCCCCTTAGTCCAGCACGGCAATCTCGCCCGTAACGACTCTTCTCCCCATATCGCCTCGAAAAAACGGCGTACATATTCTTGGCCAACTCGCTCGCTCGCCGATGTCCACGGTGAGATAgacacgataatgataacatatgaaAAAGAATTTCTCCTTACGCCATCTctcgtggaggaggaagatgccggaggagatagatagatagatagatatatatagagagagggagggggggagaggggggggggaggggggggggagagagagagggagagagagagagagagagagagagagagagagagagagagagagagagagagagagagagagagagagagagagagagagagagagaaattgaatttcgacagaagatggaagaagtgatgaacgaggaaggaaggagggaaagagagaaggaggagaggatggaagagagggagagagggaaggatggtgtgggaggaagagggagtaacaAACGCAggcacagaatgaaagaaaaaatagagatgtagagacaaacagacagatagatagatacacacacacacacacacacacacacacacacacaaacacacatacaaacaaacatatatatatataaggaaaaacaaagacacgcagcaagaacaagagaaaataagacCAATTTTAGCACCACTTGCGTCgtttgtccttttctttccctctctggaGTTGACCGTgggatttttctcctcctcatcccccccccctccttccctccctctctccctccttccccctctccctccttccatcctcccttccctccttccctctccctcccatcctccttccctccctctctctctccttccctctctctctccttccctccttccaccctcccttcctttcttccctctccctccctctctctctccttccccctctccctccttccaccctcccttccttccctctcccttccttccttccctctctgtctccctccctcccttccttccttccctctccgtctccctccctcccttccttccttccctctccctcccatcctccttccctccctctttctctccttccctccttccaccctcccttccttacttccctctccctccccccccctcccttccttccttccctctctccctcctccccccctcccttccttccttctctctccctccttccaccctcccttccttccctctctgcctccccccctccctctcccctccctcctccccccctccccccacatccatGCGGTCATGAGGTaaccttcagatttttttttttttttttaatcaacataatttttgtttcttttctttttccttggatGTCGTTGAGGGAAATCGAaagttatatatatcacacaaagttatattatacattatactgatttatacattttatatcatgttatacataaatacatataaacataattatcgtAAAATTAtcaattcaattttttttcttaatgcagGAGTCTTATGTTGCTTTATATCTCACCACGATCCGAAAATATCACTTCATCACTTAATTATCATTCAAGTTCTGTCACGTTAAGGACATTTTTTCCTCGACGCTttgcactattttttttctcgtaagtGGATTTATTTCAAATACATCTTTCATTTTCTGCATTGTAGTGAACAATTTTAGGGTATAACAcgttttcgtattttgtttttctgttccaTTATCGACTAAATATCACGATAGTAACGGCTATAATCATAGCACaagtaacaaacaataacaacaaaaaaaaaaaaaacaattctaatAAGTATAATCAAAACACCCATAACAttgataccaccaccaccaaaacataaataaaacaaggcaataaacaaataaacaaaaaaactacttaaacaaacaaaagaacaaaaaataaaccgaatcaacaacaacaacagcaacaacaacaacaaaacgaatcACTTCAAGAACACATGTACTCACCGGCGCCGAGGCTGTGTACTTGTTGAGGATGGCGGCGATCTGTCGCGCCCTCGGGGTGTACAGCACGATGAGGCCGCCCCCGGACACCGTCAGGCGAAGCGAGCCCGCGCGGGGACACtcggcctcctccacctcctccaggcTGCGTGGAAGGAGTGGAAGAGTGGAGGGTGAGgtggatgaaaggggagggagggagggagggagggagggagggagggagggagggagggagggaggggggaagggaggggtgagggtggaggaaggggataggtagggtggggggaggagggagagagaggggggaggtgggggagagaggagggaggggataggtagggaggaggaaggggaagaaggaggatgagaagatggggtaagggaggagggggaggtagaaggtagGACGGGGAAGGATATTGGACGTTTAGGGAGAAAAGGACATGGGAGGAAcaagtaaggaagaaaaaaaaaacagaaaaagaaaacgcattacaaccaaacaataacacacaaacacaaatatcattaatagcaataacaaacaaCCACCACCAAATCCACACCTATAACCAAACTGCACGCGTATCTACATTTCCTCATTACGCAACGGACTTGAGGAAATCGGGTCACGCCGAGCTCAACAAACGACTCACTCGCATTTCCCACAGAGTGACACCCGGATTTCGGACAGACGGCGCGATCCGTGGCTGATTGCGAGTTCATCTTTGAAATGGAAACTTGTACGAGTTGGGAAACGCGGTGTGGACACGGTGCAGTTGGCATAGCTCgtgggaaagatggggaaaggaggaggaggaggaggaggaggaggaggaggaggaggaggaggaggaggaggaggaggaggaataggaggaggagtgtgaaagatagaggaggagtgtgagtgacagaagagaaggaagaggaggaggaggaggaggaggaggaggaggaggaggaggaggaggaataggaggaggagtgtgaaagatagaggaggagtgtgaatgatagaggaggaggaggaggaggaggaataggaggaggagtgtgaaagatagaggaggagtgtgagtgatagaggaggaggaggaggaggaggaggaggaggaggaggaagagtgtgagagatagaggaggaggagtgatagAGGAAGACGGTGAAAtatggagaaaaagggagagggagaaggagggagaaccggagaaggggaaagggggagataaagagagagagacagagagaagaaaaaaaaaataaaggtagatttagaaagaaataagatatggaacgaaaaaaaatacaaacacatacaacacccattcatgcatgaatgcatgtatgtatatataggtatatgtatatatatatatatatatatatataaatacacacacacacacacacacttacgtgaaaaaaaaatcaaactgcaCAGAAAAAGAGTCCTTACCTGTACGAGTTGAGAACCGAGAGGTGGTTGTGGTCGCGGCGGAGCAGCCGGACGCCCGAGTGGGACACGGCCACCAGCTCCACGTCGCCGGCCTTGCGCGAACCCTGGTCGtggcggaaggaggggaggggagggggagggggaggggaaaagagaggggagagagggggggccgggaggaagttgggggaggggaagaagttgggggaaggggaaagagggggagaggaaaagggaggggagggggaggaagttgggggaggggaaagagggggagaggaaaagggaggggagagaggggagggggaggaagttgggggaggggagagaggaagttgggggaggggaaagagggggagaggaaaagggaggggagagaggaagttggggggaggggaaagagggggagaggaagagggggagggggaagagggggagaggagagagagagggggggaaagagggaagggaagagggggaggggataaagagggagaggaagta from Penaeus chinensis breed Huanghai No. 1 unplaced genomic scaffold, ASM1920278v2 CTG_8986, whole genome shotgun sequence encodes the following:
- the LOC125024889 gene encoding unconventional myosin-XVB-like, producing MDNRGITPNNTFSQHHKTNVKREIVDLAKSWPLYFAAIFPVTGSRKAGDVELVAVSHSGVRLLRRDHNHLSVLNSYSLEEVEEAECPRAGSLRLTVSGGGLIVLYTPRARQIAAILNKYTASAP